A single Crateriforma conspicua DNA region contains:
- a CDS encoding alpha/beta hydrolase, with product MTFALPRLRSWRRLLTIAIVCVAFLPSAARAEATKIKDLEFASLDGHSLKLDLYLSQQPDSPLLVWIHGGGWRAGSKAKCPVNWLTEEGFAVASISYRLTDKGTFPDQIHDCKAAVRWLRSNADKYGYSVDRIAVGGTSAGGHLAALLGTTGGVKKLEGNVGGNEDRSSRVDAIVDFFGPTDFVHRTKTQPHKTTEKGSPVSLLLGGPTDEKVKAAKLASPIYHVSEDDPPLLIFHGTDDTTVLIAQSDRFADAYRKAGLSVRYEKIDGAKHGGAVFFSGEQRKTLSEFLNKHLR from the coding sequence ATGACGTTCGCTCTTCCCCGCCTTCGATCCTGGCGACGCTTGTTAACGATTGCCATCGTGTGCGTCGCGTTCCTACCATCGGCCGCGCGTGCCGAAGCGACCAAGATCAAAGACCTGGAATTTGCCAGCCTGGACGGGCACTCGCTGAAGCTGGACCTGTATTTGAGTCAGCAGCCTGACAGCCCGCTGTTGGTTTGGATCCACGGGGGCGGATGGCGTGCCGGCAGCAAAGCGAAATGCCCGGTGAACTGGTTGACCGAAGAAGGCTTCGCCGTCGCCAGCATCTCTTATCGGCTGACCGACAAGGGGACGTTCCCGGACCAGATTCACGATTGCAAAGCCGCGGTCCGTTGGCTGCGTAGCAATGCGGACAAGTACGGCTACAGCGTCGACCGCATCGCGGTCGGTGGCACCAGCGCCGGCGGACACCTGGCCGCATTGCTTGGCACCACCGGCGGTGTCAAGAAATTGGAAGGAAACGTCGGCGGCAACGAAGACCGGTCGTCGCGCGTCGATGCCATCGTCGACTTTTTTGGCCCCACCGACTTTGTGCACCGCACCAAAACACAACCACACAAGACGACCGAAAAAGGATCACCGGTTAGTTTGTTGTTGGGCGGACCGACCGACGAGAAAGTGAAAGCCGCCAAGTTGGCGTCACCGATCTACCATGTCAGCGAGGACGATCCGCCGCTGTTGATCTTCCACGGTACCGACGACACCACGGTTCTGATTGCTCAATCGGATCGATTCGCCGACGCCTACCGAAAGGCGGGCCTGAGTGTCCGGTACGAGAAGATTGACGGTGCCAAGCACGGCGGCGCCGTGTTCTTTTCCGGCGAGCAGCGGAAGACGCTGAGCGAGTTCCTGAACAAGCACTTGCGTTGA
- a CDS encoding sulfatase family protein: MKPNPCTWLMGITIAVLASMGTGHCADHPNVMFILAEDQGAQAGYLGTPGLQTPNIDGLARSGIHFTNAMVAYPVCSASKAALYTGLHNHTNGILNNTYNYHKPAEQVTPQERRRPLFRRNRIRDPYVTLTQILHDSGYFQGVTHKLHVLPNEKFPYDQFLHGGRGEIQRFIDTADQSGRPWFLMVNIPHSHRPYPNSDKQAIRVDPNKVQPPSFLPESEVIRKDWSEYLAAIEQTDHAVGEALDALQQTGHTDDTLVVYLSDHGPTYQHGKMTLYDLGLRVPLIFRGPGVVRGQRSDALVSEVDLLPTLLKYCDIDHTFDVPIHGQSIASVVRGDTTSTGRENIYAEISDRGPLPNDGMQERMIFDGRMKLIYRENVDTGWRQVNADSREFPKWGNRVYDETIRLKDRFPVAYRVLAEMDPQNLGGVVPKLELYDLSTDPDELRNRIDDPKYHDDRERLLSELTQWCRQTKDVSVTLGRTKP, encoded by the coding sequence ATGAAACCGAACCCGTGCACTTGGTTGATGGGGATCACCATTGCCGTTTTAGCATCGATGGGAACGGGGCATTGTGCCGACCATCCCAACGTCATGTTCATCTTGGCCGAAGATCAGGGGGCGCAGGCGGGTTACTTGGGAACGCCGGGACTGCAAACGCCCAACATTGACGGTCTGGCGCGATCCGGGATCCATTTCACCAATGCGATGGTCGCCTATCCGGTGTGTTCGGCATCCAAAGCCGCCCTGTACACGGGACTGCACAATCACACCAATGGAATTTTGAACAACACGTACAACTACCACAAACCCGCCGAGCAAGTGACGCCGCAAGAACGTCGGCGGCCGTTGTTCCGTCGCAACCGAATTCGCGATCCCTATGTCACGCTGACACAGATTTTGCATGACAGCGGCTACTTCCAAGGCGTCACGCACAAATTGCATGTCTTGCCCAATGAAAAGTTTCCCTATGACCAGTTCCTGCACGGGGGACGCGGTGAGATACAGCGTTTCATTGATACTGCGGATCAGTCGGGACGGCCATGGTTCTTGATGGTCAACATTCCCCATTCACACCGGCCGTATCCCAACAGCGACAAGCAGGCGATTCGCGTCGATCCGAACAAGGTTCAGCCGCCCAGTTTTTTGCCAGAATCCGAAGTCATCCGTAAAGATTGGTCCGAATACTTGGCGGCGATCGAACAAACCGACCATGCGGTGGGCGAGGCGTTAGATGCGCTGCAGCAAACCGGTCACACCGACGACACGCTGGTCGTCTATCTCAGCGATCATGGTCCGACGTATCAACATGGCAAGATGACGCTGTATGACTTGGGGCTGCGCGTGCCGTTGATCTTTCGAGGCCCAGGGGTGGTTCGCGGACAACGTTCGGACGCTTTGGTCAGCGAAGTGGATCTTTTGCCGACGTTGTTGAAATATTGTGACATCGACCACACGTTCGACGTGCCGATTCATGGTCAATCCATTGCCAGCGTTGTTCGTGGTGACACAACATCGACGGGGCGGGAAAACATTTATGCCGAGATATCCGATCGTGGGCCGCTGCCCAACGACGGGATGCAAGAACGCATGATCTTTGATGGCCGAATGAAGCTGATCTATCGTGAGAACGTCGACACCGGTTGGCGTCAGGTCAACGCGGATTCCCGCGAGTTTCCGAAGTGGGGCAATCGTGTCTACGACGAAACGATTCGTTTGAAAGATCGCTTCCCGGTCGCCTATCGAGTCTTGGCTGAAATGGATCCACAGAATCTGGGAGGTGTCGTTCCGAAATTGGAACTCTACGACCTATCGACTGACCCTGATGAACTCCGCAATCGGATTGACGATCCGAAGTACCACGATGACAGGGAACGCTTGTTGTCGGAATTGACCCAGTGGTGTCGCCAGACCAAGGACGTATCGGTGACCCTGGGCCGAACAAAGCCTTGA
- a CDS encoding mercuric reductase produces the protein MNALQPDGEDNQRLESNVHPPDWTNPTPTGPYHLVVIGAGTAGLVTAAGAAGLGAKVALIERDLMGGDCLNVGCVPSKGVISAARVARGVRRSADHGVKTTGDVEVDFAGVMQRMRRLRADISDNDSAARFSDLGVDVYFGSARFVDSETIEVADQTLKFKRAVIATGARAAVPTIPGLDDVNYLTNESVFSLTELPKRFGVIGAGPIGCELAQAFAQLGSEVYLIDSAQGILSKEDPDAANIVRQSLIRDGVQLLCCGRELKVRQSPQIHVSVEAGGTSYDHSVDQLLVAVGRTPNVEGLNLESVGVAYDRHGVQVDDHLQTTNAKIFAAGDVCSKLKFTHAADFAARMVIQNALFAVGPLGKKKFSDLIIPWSTYTTPEIAHVGISEQQADENGVKIDTYRQSMAEVDRAILDGETDGFVKIHTRKGTDRILGATIVAPHAGDLISQITLAMQQKIGLGAIANVIHPYPTQAEAIRKLGDQYNRTRLTATSKSVLAALRRFNVGG, from the coding sequence ATGAACGCCTTGCAACCCGACGGTGAAGACAATCAGCGTTTGGAATCCAACGTTCATCCACCGGATTGGACCAACCCGACCCCGACGGGTCCCTATCATCTGGTGGTGATCGGCGCGGGCACCGCGGGCTTGGTGACCGCGGCCGGTGCCGCGGGATTGGGTGCGAAAGTCGCCCTGATCGAACGCGATTTGATGGGGGGTGATTGTCTGAATGTCGGATGTGTTCCGTCCAAGGGCGTGATCAGTGCGGCGCGGGTGGCTCGCGGCGTTCGGCGATCTGCCGATCACGGCGTGAAGACCACGGGCGACGTTGAAGTTGACTTCGCCGGCGTGATGCAACGCATGCGTCGATTGCGAGCGGACATCAGCGACAACGACTCGGCGGCGAGGTTTTCGGATCTTGGGGTCGACGTCTACTTTGGGTCCGCCCGATTCGTCGACAGCGAAACGATCGAAGTCGCTGATCAAACGCTGAAGTTCAAACGTGCCGTCATCGCCACCGGCGCCCGAGCCGCTGTTCCGACGATCCCAGGCCTGGATGATGTGAACTATCTGACCAACGAATCGGTCTTTTCGCTAACCGAATTGCCCAAACGTTTCGGAGTCATCGGTGCCGGCCCCATTGGTTGCGAATTGGCACAGGCCTTTGCACAGCTCGGTTCGGAGGTGTATCTGATCGACTCCGCCCAAGGCATCCTTTCAAAAGAGGACCCGGATGCCGCAAACATTGTCAGGCAATCGCTGATACGTGATGGCGTCCAACTGTTGTGCTGTGGCCGCGAATTGAAGGTCAGGCAGTCGCCACAGATTCACGTCAGCGTGGAAGCCGGCGGAACGTCGTACGACCATTCGGTGGATCAATTGCTGGTCGCTGTCGGACGAACGCCCAACGTCGAAGGATTGAATTTGGAATCCGTCGGCGTCGCCTACGACCGGCACGGTGTCCAGGTCGACGATCACTTGCAAACCACCAACGCCAAGATCTTTGCCGCCGGCGACGTCTGTTCCAAGCTCAAGTTCACGCATGCCGCCGACTTCGCAGCCCGAATGGTGATTCAGAACGCGTTGTTCGCGGTGGGACCGCTGGGGAAGAAGAAGTTCAGCGACCTGATCATTCCCTGGTCCACTTACACCACCCCAGAAATTGCTCACGTCGGGATCAGCGAACAACAGGCCGACGAAAACGGCGTGAAGATTGATACCTACCGGCAATCGATGGCGGAAGTCGATCGAGCGATCTTGGACGGTGAGACCGATGGGTTTGTGAAAATCCACACACGCAAAGGCACTGATCGCATTTTGGGGGCCACCATCGTGGCCCCGCACGCCGGTGATTTGATTTCGCAGATCACACTGGCAATGCAGCAAAAGATCGGACTCGGTGCCATCGCCAACGTCATTCATCCTTACCCGACCCAGGCCGAAGCGATCCGAAAATTGGGTGATCAATACAATCGGACACGACTGACCGCCACCAGTAAGAGCGTGCTGGCCGCGCTGCGTCGGTTCAATGTTGGGGGTTAG
- a CDS encoding TVP38/TMEM64 family protein produces the protein MVVDESTTNTPPPGRVSSNATVASEKPDRRRWMTRLRLAGYLVIAVSALVIVRSLPLDNAISHLQGWITDLGFWGPFALVVLYILATVLFVPGTLLTLVAGAVFGLGIGTAIVSVGSTVGSAFAFLIARYAARDSVERLASNNRHFAAMDRAIGEGGWKIVGLLRLSPAIPFNVQNYLYGLTPIGFWPCVGTSWLAMLPGTFMYVYLGHLTGAAVESDRQRTTGEWILLGVGLLATIVVTVYVTRLASHSLKAQVAAPENTASSDETAESIETAKVPTPAKTMRTGLVTAFAVIMGIAAAYVATNQDQIAGLFDPAVKSAAASN, from the coding sequence ATGGTTGTCGACGAATCCACGACGAATACGCCGCCACCGGGTCGCGTCAGTTCGAATGCGACGGTGGCATCCGAGAAACCCGATCGGCGACGATGGATGACGCGTTTGCGGTTGGCTGGATACCTGGTGATCGCAGTTTCCGCCTTGGTGATCGTTCGATCGTTGCCGCTGGACAACGCGATATCACACTTGCAAGGCTGGATCACCGACCTTGGATTCTGGGGTCCGTTTGCTCTGGTCGTTCTGTACATTCTGGCGACCGTGTTGTTTGTCCCGGGAACCCTTTTGACGTTGGTTGCGGGTGCCGTTTTCGGACTTGGTATCGGCACCGCGATCGTTTCGGTGGGATCCACCGTTGGATCCGCTTTCGCGTTCTTGATCGCACGCTATGCCGCACGTGATTCGGTCGAACGACTGGCGTCGAACAACCGACACTTTGCGGCCATGGATCGTGCCATCGGCGAAGGCGGTTGGAAGATCGTGGGACTTCTGCGGCTTTCCCCCGCGATACCCTTCAATGTCCAGAACTACCTTTACGGTTTGACGCCCATCGGTTTTTGGCCATGCGTGGGGACCAGTTGGCTGGCAATGCTGCCCGGTACCTTCATGTACGTCTACCTCGGGCATTTGACCGGCGCGGCAGTGGAAAGCGATCGTCAACGCACCACGGGTGAATGGATCTTGCTAGGCGTCGGCTTGCTGGCCACGATCGTCGTCACTGTCTACGTCACACGCTTGGCCAGCCATTCATTGAAGGCACAGGTCGCTGCACCGGAGAATACTGCGTCGTCGGATGAAACCGCTGAATCGATCGAAACAGCGAAAGTCCCGACCCCAGCCAAAACCATGCGAACGGGGTTGGTCACGGCGTTTGCCGTGATCATGGGGATCGCGGCAGCGTATGTTGCCACGAACCAAGACCAAATCGCCGGTCTGTTTGATCCGGCCGTAAAGTCCGCGGCCGCGTCAAACTGA
- a CDS encoding sulfatase-like hydrolase/transferase has translation MKPFHSVSCWLVLSRPVLFGPMLSGLVLAWLACPPTAAAQPQHPNVLFIAVDDLNDWVGCLSGHPDTVTPNIDRLAGRGMLFTNAHCAAPACNPSRASIFSGRMPNVTGVWSNDSGSIQKVYPQARHLPTAFEEAGYRTAAVGKLYHTRGKEQFQQYQVESQRWSPFPAGDVKYTQTELPTKGSDHPRHMLQDSMGREVVLPINRMPSDRRPDDVAGESFDWGGFDLPDSDWGDTRATDWAIQRLTESETQPQFLCVGYYRPHIPLFAPERFFDRFATKHAALPPYRSDDLDDLSDTGRKWAIEAITAGLHSTVVKHDQWRVAVEAYLACVTYVDQEIGRLLDSVDTSPMADNTWIVLWSDHGWHLGEKDHWGKWTGWERSTRVPLIIVPPKQSAAGFAAAGSTCDAPVGLIDLYPTLVELCGLEGPQILDGHSLVPLLKKPKDEFRDSVLTMFDQDNASVRDRRWRYIRYQDGSEELYDTQTDPNEWNNLADSDQHRDAKEAMNAQLNEHLARYEADANRIAASQLKWVGVYRKQPLLPDPSEMLTHQDAEPDLNDGFQPLYNGQNLEGWKPIGGDCKFEASGNTIVGTCVPGSPSTYLCTDRSDFSDFIFSAELKHVVDGNTGVMFRAATKPGEGRSAGQLTVFGPQCEVEAYSKQRFWSGGIYGQSAGGWIYPMWLSRHESARQAMQSMGQWNRVTIQAKGDTIQTWINGQPAAKWKTDQYDQGFFGLQIHAGREGEVHFRNVIVKELSP, from the coding sequence ATGAAGCCGTTTCACTCCGTGTCCTGTTGGCTGGTGCTATCCCGCCCGGTGCTATTCGGCCCGATGCTATCCGGCCTGGTGCTTGCCTGGCTGGCCTGCCCGCCCACTGCCGCCGCCCAGCCCCAGCATCCCAACGTTCTGTTCATCGCCGTGGACGACTTGAATGACTGGGTCGGCTGCCTGTCAGGTCATCCCGATACGGTGACACCGAACATCGACCGCTTGGCCGGACGCGGCATGTTGTTTACCAACGCACACTGTGCCGCACCGGCGTGCAATCCATCCCGTGCGTCGATCTTCAGCGGCCGGATGCCGAACGTCACGGGCGTCTGGTCCAACGATTCTGGATCGATTCAAAAGGTCTATCCACAGGCACGCCACTTGCCGACGGCGTTCGAAGAAGCGGGCTATCGTACGGCCGCAGTTGGCAAGCTGTATCACACCCGAGGCAAAGAACAGTTTCAGCAATACCAGGTTGAAAGCCAGCGTTGGAGCCCTTTCCCGGCCGGCGATGTCAAATACACACAAACGGAATTGCCCACCAAAGGCAGCGATCACCCTCGTCACATGTTGCAGGACAGCATGGGGCGTGAAGTCGTTCTGCCCATCAATCGCATGCCATCGGATCGGCGTCCCGACGATGTGGCGGGCGAATCATTTGATTGGGGCGGATTTGATCTGCCTGACAGCGATTGGGGTGACACTCGCGCGACCGACTGGGCCATACAACGTTTGACGGAATCCGAAACACAGCCACAATTTTTGTGCGTGGGATATTATCGTCCGCACATTCCACTGTTTGCACCGGAGCGATTCTTTGATCGATTTGCGACAAAGCACGCGGCATTGCCGCCGTATCGCAGTGACGATCTGGATGATCTGAGTGACACCGGACGAAAATGGGCGATCGAAGCGATCACTGCGGGATTGCATTCCACCGTCGTCAAGCACGACCAATGGCGTGTCGCCGTCGAAGCCTACTTGGCCTGCGTGACTTATGTCGACCAGGAAATCGGCCGCCTATTGGATTCCGTGGATACCTCACCGATGGCCGACAACACCTGGATCGTTTTGTGGTCCGACCATGGTTGGCATCTCGGTGAAAAAGACCATTGGGGAAAGTGGACCGGTTGGGAACGTTCGACGCGCGTTCCGCTGATCATCGTCCCGCCGAAACAGTCTGCTGCCGGTTTTGCGGCGGCCGGATCCACCTGTGATGCTCCGGTCGGTTTGATCGACTTGTACCCGACCTTGGTGGAACTGTGTGGTTTGGAGGGCCCGCAAATTCTGGACGGGCATTCGCTGGTCCCGTTGCTGAAGAAGCCGAAGGACGAATTCCGCGACAGCGTCCTGACGATGTTCGACCAGGACAACGCCAGCGTCCGTGATCGGCGATGGCGATACATTCGCTATCAAGATGGCAGCGAGGAACTGTACGACACGCAAACCGATCCCAACGAATGGAACAACTTGGCCGACAGCGACCAGCACCGTGACGCGAAGGAGGCGATGAATGCGCAGCTGAACGAACACCTTGCCCGATACGAAGCAGACGCCAATCGCATTGCCGCGTCTCAACTGAAATGGGTCGGCGTGTACCGCAAGCAACCATTGTTGCCGGATCCGTCGGAAATGCTGACGCACCAGGACGCCGAACCTGATTTGAACGATGGATTTCAGCCTTTGTACAACGGCCAGAACCTGGAAGGCTGGAAACCCATCGGCGGTGATTGCAAATTTGAAGCGTCCGGCAACACCATCGTCGGAACTTGTGTCCCCGGGTCGCCCAGCACTTATCTGTGCACCGACCGGAGCGATTTTTCGGATTTCATCTTTTCCGCAGAACTGAAACATGTCGTCGACGGCAACACGGGCGTCATGTTCCGCGCCGCAACAAAGCCCGGCGAAGGCCGATCGGCTGGCCAATTGACCGTCTTCGGTCCACAGTGCGAAGTCGAAGCGTATTCGAAGCAGCGGTTCTGGTCCGGTGGGATCTATGGTCAAAGCGCCGGCGGATGGATCTATCCCATGTGGCTCAGCCGGCACGAATCGGCCAGACAAGCGATGCAGTCGATGGGGCAATGGAATCGCGTGACGATCCAGGCCAAGGGTGACACCATCCAAACTTGGATCAACGGACAACCGGCGGCCAAGTGGAAGACGGATCAGTACGACCAAGGCTTCTTCGGTCTGCAAATTCACGCCGGTCGCGAGGGCGAAGTCCACTTTCGCAACGTGATCGTCAAAGAACTTTCGCCCTGA
- a CDS encoding NAD(P)H-binding protein, giving the protein MNPKLVAITGTTGELGREVAERVAQSGLPMRLLVRDSDRAPQMPNTDVREASYEDVDAFATAVSGADTVFLVSLPESEQRRALHRSAIDACRQAGVNRIVYTSFTHPSPDAVFTLARDHYDTEQALESSGIPFTALRNNLYIEMIPTLVTAGVIRGPAGDGQFAPVARTDVAAVAARVIVDGFENNQRLEVSGPERIDLHHAAALMSEITGQPVGYINETMDEAFQSRAHLNATRFEIEAWISSYTSIAAGEMSNISDTVAKLTGRPAQTPRERLTQYLSTATTSC; this is encoded by the coding sequence ATGAATCCCAAACTTGTCGCCATCACCGGAACCACCGGCGAACTAGGACGTGAAGTCGCCGAACGTGTGGCCCAATCGGGTCTTCCGATGCGATTGTTGGTTCGCGATTCCGATCGGGCGCCGCAAATGCCCAACACGGACGTCCGCGAGGCCAGTTATGAAGACGTCGATGCATTCGCCACCGCCGTTTCGGGTGCGGACACAGTATTCCTGGTGTCTTTGCCGGAATCGGAACAGCGACGTGCGTTGCATCGGTCCGCGATCGATGCGTGCCGCCAAGCTGGTGTGAATCGGATCGTCTACACCAGCTTCACCCACCCGTCGCCCGATGCAGTCTTCACGTTGGCAAGGGATCACTACGACACCGAACAAGCGTTGGAATCGTCGGGCATCCCCTTCACCGCGCTTCGCAACAACTTGTACATCGAAATGATCCCGACCCTGGTGACCGCTGGCGTGATTCGGGGTCCCGCCGGCGATGGCCAGTTTGCTCCCGTGGCGCGGACCGATGTCGCGGCCGTCGCCGCGAGGGTGATCGTTGACGGTTTCGAAAACAACCAGCGGTTGGAAGTCAGCGGTCCCGAACGGATTGACCTGCACCATGCGGCCGCGTTGATGTCGGAGATCACCGGCCAACCGGTCGGGTACATCAACGAAACGATGGACGAAGCGTTTCAGAGTCGTGCCCACCTGAACGCCACTCGTTTCGAAATCGAAGCATGGATCAGTAGCTATACGTCCATCGCCGCCGGCGAAATGTCGAACATCAGTGACACCGTTGCGAAGCTGACGGGCCGTCCGGCCCAAACCCCGCGGGAACGACTGACGCAATACTTGTCCACGGCGACAACATCGTGCTGA
- a CDS encoding response regulator: MKTPLRIVIADDEDDIRSCFGRLLRKLGYCVVGEASDGQQLVHESHRTTPDLIITDVRMPHKSGLDAALEINQQHDIPIIFMSSYEEIAGQTIEFAVDFLLKPVDVSQLQQAICKAFPDRCNLH; the protein is encoded by the coding sequence ATGAAAACGCCCCTGCGAATCGTGATCGCCGATGACGAGGACGATATTCGATCGTGCTTTGGCCGGTTGCTGCGAAAGCTGGGCTACTGCGTCGTCGGTGAAGCATCGGACGGCCAGCAACTGGTGCACGAAAGCCATCGGACCACGCCCGATTTGATCATCACCGACGTCCGCATGCCGCATAAATCGGGGCTGGATGCGGCACTGGAAATCAATCAACAGCACGACATCCCGATCATTTTCATGTCCAGCTATGAAGAAATTGCCGGACAGACGATCGAGTTCGCCGTGGACTTTCTATTGAAGCCCGTCGACGTTTCACAGTTGCAGCAAGCCATCTGCAAAGCGTTTCCCGATCGTTGTAATCTTCACTGA
- a CDS encoding GAF domain-containing protein gives MLAQHERIERDLRGQTRVLKRLAEGASLDEILHTLVEVAEESRPEMIGSVLLLDSDGRLRNGASLRLPDEYIKAVDGVIPSPDMGSCGTAAYLKRRVVVEDIATDPLWKMARNAALKASLRACWSEPIISTTGDVLGTFAMYYREPRKPSESDLDFVSSMGSLAALAIERVRHQNAVERERAVLTAIVNGIPDALVMTGLDRRITHFGGSAEKLFGYTADEVLGQTTEVLYASSDDYKRMGDEHFNTISMTTTDATELIWRRKSGETFPGEVVGAVIRDEQGSPFAFLGLIRDITERKIAEERLAESQLKLVQSERLAAMGQMVSAIAHESRNALQRIQVGIDVLGYEIKSGTEAGDDLERISRAKDDLLKLHDGLRNFAGQIRLQRSTANLADAWHLAWGNLNVLRKGRNATLVENADGVDLECPHDAFRIEQVFRNLFENSLAATEDPVTIDIKAAEQIVDGRDAIVVTVRDNGPGLSAEQRERVFDAFFSTKPKGTGLGMAIALRFMQAHGGTIQIGESRCDGAEFLLTFPKSADENAPANRDRR, from the coding sequence ATGCTTGCACAACACGAGCGGATCGAACGCGACTTGCGGGGGCAAACCCGCGTGCTGAAGCGTTTGGCCGAAGGGGCTTCGCTGGACGAAATTTTGCACACCTTGGTCGAGGTGGCCGAGGAATCGCGACCGGAAATGATCGGTTCCGTGTTGTTGTTGGATTCCGACGGACGTTTGCGCAATGGTGCGTCGCTGCGTTTGCCGGACGAATACATCAAAGCGGTCGACGGCGTGATTCCATCACCCGATATGGGATCCTGTGGAACTGCCGCGTATCTGAAACGACGTGTCGTCGTCGAAGACATCGCAACCGACCCGTTGTGGAAGATGGCCCGCAATGCGGCGCTGAAAGCTTCGCTGCGTGCTTGTTGGTCCGAACCCATCATCAGCACCACGGGTGATGTGTTGGGAACGTTTGCAATGTATTACCGCGAACCGCGGAAACCGAGCGAAAGCGACCTGGATTTTGTTTCCAGCATGGGCAGCCTGGCCGCGCTTGCCATTGAACGCGTGCGTCACCAGAACGCGGTCGAACGCGAGCGTGCGGTCCTGACAGCGATCGTCAACGGGATCCCCGATGCTCTGGTCATGACGGGACTGGACCGACGCATCACACATTTCGGCGGATCGGCGGAAAAGCTTTTCGGCTACACCGCGGATGAAGTCTTGGGTCAAACCACCGAAGTGCTGTATGCCAGTTCCGACGACTACAAACGGATGGGTGACGAACACTTCAACACGATCTCCATGACGACGACCGACGCAACCGAATTGATCTGGCGACGCAAATCCGGCGAGACGTTTCCGGGTGAAGTCGTGGGCGCGGTGATTCGTGATGAACAGGGTTCACCCTTTGCCTTCCTGGGATTGATCCGTGACATCACCGAACGCAAGATTGCGGAGGAACGTTTGGCCGAAAGCCAGTTGAAGCTGGTCCAATCCGAACGACTGGCCGCGATGGGACAGATGGTTTCGGCGATCGCGCATGAAAGCCGCAACGCGTTGCAGCGAATCCAGGTCGGGATCGACGTCCTGGGCTATGAAATCAAGTCGGGAACGGAAGCCGGTGATGACCTGGAACGAATCAGCCGTGCCAAAGACGACTTGCTGAAGCTGCATGATGGCCTGCGGAATTTCGCAGGACAAATTCGACTTCAACGATCGACCGCGAACTTGGCGGATGCTTGGCATTTGGCCTGGGGCAATCTGAATGTCTTGCGAAAAGGACGTAACGCCACGCTGGTTGAAAACGCCGATGGCGTCGATTTGGAATGTCCACACGATGCGTTCCGGATCGAACAAGTGTTTCGAAACCTGTTCGAAAACTCGCTGGCCGCGACAGAAGATCCTGTGACCATCGACATCAAGGCCGCTGAACAGATCGTGGATGGTCGCGACGCGATCGTGGTGACCGTGCGTGACAACGGTCCAGGCTTATCGGCGGAACAACGTGAAAGGGTTTTTGACGCTTTTTTCTCCACCAAACCCAAAGGCACCGGATTGGGCATGGCCATTGCTTTACGCTTCATGCAAGCTCATGGTGGCACGATCCAGATCGGGGAATCCCGATGTGACGGAGCCGAATTTTTGTTGACATTTCCTAAGTCCGCTGATGAAAACGCCCCTGCGAATCGTGATCGCCGATGA